Proteins from a genomic interval of Poecile atricapillus isolate bPoeAtr1 chromosome 1, bPoeAtr1.hap1, whole genome shotgun sequence:
- the TCP11L1 gene encoding T-complex protein 11-like protein 1 isoform X1, whose protein sequence is MSQNPDKLNSSEEKLSGLEDDQDENLDNSDQSVRKRIRQSVPGSHRDDTPKSSPSRLVSIEELMETAKAVTNMALAHEIVVNGDFQIKPAELPEDSLEKKVRDIVHKAFWDCLEAQLEEDPPTYDHAIKLLGEIKESLLSFLLPGHTRLRNQITEVLDLDLIKQEAENGALDISKLVKFVIGMMGTLCAPARDEDIKKLKDIHEIVPLFRAIFSVLDLMKMDMANFAVSSIRPKLMQQSAEYERKKFQEFLEKQPNSLDFVTKWLQEAADDLAKLGHETLPPHCSDGATGGPSALCFTAVQNQAYLKLLKWDHVNRPFPETVLMDQTRFLEIQLELEQLLLVGTVLLVTFSAAGPALVDVPGFTEKIKTIVKVLLTGMHLPSFNLKESLATVGEKVCAEVSSCLCQHGFTPFSAEREAVLKGQIQAVASPDNSICKLIDSRIQKFLENYLASSHQKSLPAIPGGLGPIQRELEEIAAKYIRLVNYNRMVFSPYYDAVLGKILTKEESQIVGKSEES, encoded by the exons CCAGTCCCTCTCGGCTTGTGTCAATAGAAGAGCTCATGGAGACAGCAAAGGCAGTCACCAACATGGCACTGGCACACGAAATTGTGGTGAATGGAGACTTCCAGATAAAACCAGCTGAATTGCCAGAAGACAG TTTAGAGAAGAAAGTCAGAGATATTGTGCATAAAGCTTTCTGGGATTGTCTGGAAGCTCAGCTGGAGGAAGACCCCCCGACATATGATCATGCAATTAAGCTATTGGGAGAAATTAAGGAG AGTCTTCTGTCTTTCTTGTTGCCTGGTCATACTAGACTGAGAAACCAGATTACAGAAGTTCTTGACCTGGATTTGATAAAGCAGGAGGCAGAGAATGGGGCCCTTGACATTTCTAAGTTGGTCAAATTTGTTATTGGGATGATGGGGACTCTCTGTGCTCCAGCTCGAGATGAAGACATTAAGAAACTGAAAGATATTCATGAAATTGTTCCTCTTTTCAG agCAATTTTCTCTGTATTAGACCTAATGAAAATGGATATGGCAAACTTCGCTGTCAGTAGTATTAGGCCAAAATTAATGCAGCAGTCTGCTGAATATGAAAGAAAGAAGTTTCAGGAGTTTCTTGAGAAACAGCCAA ATTCTTTAGACTTTGTCACAAAGTGGTTGCAAGAAGCAGCAGATGATCTTGCAAAGCTGGGACATGAAACGTTGCCTCCCCACTGTAGCGATGGTGCCACTGGTGGACCTTCTGCCTTGTGCTTCACTGCTGTACAAAATCAGGCCTATCTGAAGCTCCTGAAGTGGGATCACGTGAACAGGCCTTTTCCAGAA ACGGTGCTCATGGACCAGACACGCTTCCTGGagatccagctggagctggagcagctgctgctggtggggaCAGTGCTGCTGGTCACCTTCAGTGCAGCAGGCCCAGCACTCGTCGATGTGCCTGGATTCACTGAGAAAATCAAAACCATCGTCAAGGTGCTGCTGACGGGAATGCATCTTCC CTCCTTTAACCTGAAGGAATCCCTGGCCACTGTGGGTGAGAAGGTGTGTGCTGAAgtgagcagctgcctttgccagCATGGCTTTACCCCGTTCTCAGCTGAGagagaggctgtgctgaagggaCAGATCCAGGCGGTGGCCAGCCCGGATAACTCCATCTGCAAGCTCATCG aTTCTCGAATTCAAAAGTTTCTGGAGAATTATCTTGCATCCAGTCACCAAAAATCATTGCCTGCCATTCCTGGAGGATTAGGCCCTAttcagagggagctggaggagattGCTGCCAAGTACATTCGTCTTGTCAACTACAACAGAATGGTCTTCAGCCCTTACTACGATGCAGTCCTTGGCAAAATACTGACTAAGGAAGAATCCCAAATTGTAGGGAAGTCAGAAGAATCATAA
- the TCP11L1 gene encoding T-complex protein 11-like protein 1 isoform X2 translates to METAKAVTNMALAHEIVVNGDFQIKPAELPEDSLEKKVRDIVHKAFWDCLEAQLEEDPPTYDHAIKLLGEIKESLLSFLLPGHTRLRNQITEVLDLDLIKQEAENGALDISKLVKFVIGMMGTLCAPARDEDIKKLKDIHEIVPLFRAIFSVLDLMKMDMANFAVSSIRPKLMQQSAEYERKKFQEFLEKQPNSLDFVTKWLQEAADDLAKLGHETLPPHCSDGATGGPSALCFTAVQNQAYLKLLKWDHVNRPFPETVLMDQTRFLEIQLELEQLLLVGTVLLVTFSAAGPALVDVPGFTEKIKTIVKVLLTGMHLPSFNLKESLATVGEKVCAEVSSCLCQHGFTPFSAEREAVLKGQIQAVASPDNSICKLIDSRIQKFLENYLASSHQKSLPAIPGGLGPIQRELEEIAAKYIRLVNYNRMVFSPYYDAVLGKILTKEESQIVGKSEES, encoded by the exons ATGGAGACAGCAAAGGCAGTCACCAACATGGCACTGGCACACGAAATTGTGGTGAATGGAGACTTCCAGATAAAACCAGCTGAATTGCCAGAAGACAG TTTAGAGAAGAAAGTCAGAGATATTGTGCATAAAGCTTTCTGGGATTGTCTGGAAGCTCAGCTGGAGGAAGACCCCCCGACATATGATCATGCAATTAAGCTATTGGGAGAAATTAAGGAG AGTCTTCTGTCTTTCTTGTTGCCTGGTCATACTAGACTGAGAAACCAGATTACAGAAGTTCTTGACCTGGATTTGATAAAGCAGGAGGCAGAGAATGGGGCCCTTGACATTTCTAAGTTGGTCAAATTTGTTATTGGGATGATGGGGACTCTCTGTGCTCCAGCTCGAGATGAAGACATTAAGAAACTGAAAGATATTCATGAAATTGTTCCTCTTTTCAG agCAATTTTCTCTGTATTAGACCTAATGAAAATGGATATGGCAAACTTCGCTGTCAGTAGTATTAGGCCAAAATTAATGCAGCAGTCTGCTGAATATGAAAGAAAGAAGTTTCAGGAGTTTCTTGAGAAACAGCCAA ATTCTTTAGACTTTGTCACAAAGTGGTTGCAAGAAGCAGCAGATGATCTTGCAAAGCTGGGACATGAAACGTTGCCTCCCCACTGTAGCGATGGTGCCACTGGTGGACCTTCTGCCTTGTGCTTCACTGCTGTACAAAATCAGGCCTATCTGAAGCTCCTGAAGTGGGATCACGTGAACAGGCCTTTTCCAGAA ACGGTGCTCATGGACCAGACACGCTTCCTGGagatccagctggagctggagcagctgctgctggtggggaCAGTGCTGCTGGTCACCTTCAGTGCAGCAGGCCCAGCACTCGTCGATGTGCCTGGATTCACTGAGAAAATCAAAACCATCGTCAAGGTGCTGCTGACGGGAATGCATCTTCC CTCCTTTAACCTGAAGGAATCCCTGGCCACTGTGGGTGAGAAGGTGTGTGCTGAAgtgagcagctgcctttgccagCATGGCTTTACCCCGTTCTCAGCTGAGagagaggctgtgctgaagggaCAGATCCAGGCGGTGGCCAGCCCGGATAACTCCATCTGCAAGCTCATCG aTTCTCGAATTCAAAAGTTTCTGGAGAATTATCTTGCATCCAGTCACCAAAAATCATTGCCTGCCATTCCTGGAGGATTAGGCCCTAttcagagggagctggaggagattGCTGCCAAGTACATTCGTCTTGTCAACTACAACAGAATGGTCTTCAGCCCTTACTACGATGCAGTCCTTGGCAAAATACTGACTAAGGAAGAATCCCAAATTGTAGGGAAGTCAGAAGAATCATAA